In Leucoraja erinacea ecotype New England chromosome 48, Leri_hhj_1, whole genome shotgun sequence, the following proteins share a genomic window:
- the LOC129715034 gene encoding uncharacterized protein LOC129715034 produces MVIMESGTHDCVAGHSANSIIKFADDTTVVGRITDGDESEYRREIEQLSIWCQHNNLALNTSKNKELIVDFGRSRMGTHSPVYINGLMVERVKSFKFLGVHISEDLSWSENTNSIFKKARQCLYFLRRLRRVGLSRRTLSNFYRCTVESMLTGCIVAWFGNLSALERKRLQKVVNTAQSIIGSDLPSTGLFSLEHRRPRGDLTEVSKITR; encoded by the exons ATG gtaatcATGGAATCAGGTacgcatgactgcgtagccggtcatagtgcaaactccatcataaagttcgctgacgacaccactgttgtgggacgtatcactgatggggatgagtcagagtatagaagagagatcgagcaactgtccatatggtgccagcacaataacctggccctcaacaccagcaaaaacaaagaactgattgtggactttggaaggagtaggatggggacccacagtcctgtttatatcaacgggttgatggttgaaagggtcaagagcttcaaattcctgggcgtgcacatctctgaagatctttcctggtccgagaacactaactcaatttttaagaaagcacgtcagtgcctctacttcctgagaagattacggagagtcggtttatcaaggaggactctctctaacttctacaggtgcacagtagagagcatgctgactggttgcatcgtggcttggttcggcaacttgagcgccctggagaggaaaagactacaaaaagtagtaaacactgcccagtccattatcggctctgacctcccttccactggactgttttctctggagcataggaggccgaggggagacctgacagaagtatctAAAATTACAAGATAG